A stretch of DNA from Bacillota bacterium:
CAGCTAGCCCCCGTCCGTTCACACCACCGCACGTAAGACGGCGGTTCACCAAGCTTGATGAATTTGATGGTAACCCTCGCTTAGGAACGTCGCCATCTTCTTCACGGGATGTTTTTCCGTGTTGTGCCAAAGATATGTTTGGCCCTCCACAGGTCCCACCACTTCCTCCCTGAGGTAGGCCCCATATGGGGTTTTCTGCTGACTTCTGCCGGTTCAGCCAGGCCTTCCGACCTGGGTTGCCGACATCGGCCGATGTTCCCGGCAGACCTTCCCGGGTAAGAATACGGTCTTTCCTTCCATCCACCCGCTACAGATACTCTCAGCAGCCTTTGGTAGCCAAGGACTTCGCTTTGCTCGGCAAGTTCATCCAACTGCCGCTAGTTTGCCTCCCACTTCCTTCGGATTCCACCTCACGGTGGACACCCTTGTGTTAAGCTATGTCTACTGCTACCTTACAGTACTCGTGCCGGGCGCACTAAAAAAGCCTCGTCTTGCGACGAGGCTTTACAGCGTATTCTGTTTTATTCACCGATCTTCATCTTGGTGAGCTTGAGATTCCCACCGTCCTCGACAAAGCTCAATTCGACTCGGGTGTTTGTACGATAAGTCACGGGCAGACCAGTGGGAGCTATTTCTTCTGGATCATGCCGGACATAATAAATAGTTCCGGTAATGTTCAGGTTTCCATCGGCCACAATGGTTTCGACGGGTCGAATGTTGTAGTTCTCATAAACCCAGATTTCAACTTCTTTCTTGAAGTCTTCCACAAAGGAATCGGCCTTTGCGTACACTGTCTCGTTACCGTCTTCGTCAATGACCACAAAGGGCTCTGTGATCATGTTGGCTAGCTTGTCTATGTTCCCCCGCCGGACCGCATCGTTCCAATTGCTAAGGAAATCCTTCCCCTTCTGTTCAAGGGCTAGAACCGGATGGGCTTCCTCGTCGCCACAACCGGCGAGTGCGAACAGTGAAAATACTAACAATGATACGAGCAATAAGGCCCTAGTTTTCATTTGACTAAAATCCCCTTTCTTACCCAGTGTGCGCCGATGTTGGCCTTGTTTAAGACGCGGAAAAACGAAGATATCAGTTCTAGTATACACTAGGATTGGTATTGAGGCAAGATTATCGGAGGATTTGGTATCCAATACCAAGAATCGCTCCGTTTCTGTCCACAAACACAAAAAAATATCGTTCATCAAGCAATGAACGATAAGAAAGAAATGGTACCCCCAAGGGGATTTGAACCCCTGTCTTTGCCGTGAGAGGGCAATGTCCTAGGCCGCTAGACGATGGGGGCCCACTTTCGAGTGTCATTATAACACGCCGGTTCTAACCTGTAAAGGGGCAAAGTGAAGATCATTTCTTCCCTAAAGGACCAGAAGTTCGCCAATGCACGTAAAATCGTGCCTTTGCATAAATTCCGCAGGGCAGATCACACTAGAAGACAGAAGGGAGGTTGATACCATGCTAAAGCGCTTACGATCCTGGTTGTTTCTAGACGAGGCCCGGTGGCCCGATGGCCTTCCCGATGAAGAGATCGCGGAGGAACTGCAACCAACGAAACAGTACGATATCCTGGAGGCCAAGGGCGGGGTGAAGATCCGACCGGCGGAGATCACCGAGGGTACCAGTCTTACGGTCTGGTACAGTGGCGACCTGGCCCAAAGGGATCCCGAGGCCCTGTACATGCACTATGGTTTCGGTACCGACGAATGGGAAGATATCGGTGAGGTGGAGATGTATAAGGACGGGGACAATCAGTGGATGACTAACGTCTACGTGAACCGGGGCCAGGCTATCAGTTTCTGCTTTAAGGACGGAGCCGGTAACTGGGATAACAATCACGGACGGAACTGGACCTTTCAAGTGCATTAGGGCAGGGGCCTGCCATCCTGTTTTACCACCCGGATTTGTAGGAAACTGTGGGGGGCGATCCAGACCAGTTTGCACTCCAGTTCAAAGGTCTGCTCAGAGACATTAAGGATACGACCGTCAATAATCTTGCTGACCAGATGGGGATCCACCAGCTGTAGCTCCTGTCCCACTAGGTCCTGGAGTAGTTCCCGGATCTGTGCTTCTAGCTGCAGCTTTGCGTATTGATCCTTCAGGAGCACCTCCACCTCCAGGGACTTAATCACCTCGGCTTGGTGTTTGGACTGCTCCTCCAACCGGGCCAACTGCTGCAGGGCCCCTTCATATTTCATCGCCAGGTCACTATTTTCCAAAGTCAGATCATTTACCTCCCGGGCCAGGATGAAGGTGCCCACCAGCAGTCCCAGCACCAGCCCCAGTAGGCAGGCGGCTATCATTTGCTTGATATGTTCCCTGGTGTAGACCCGGATCCTCATCCTTCGCCTCCGGTGAGGGTAATGATGATCCAATAAGCGGTGGAAGCACCGAGAAAGGCACTGATCAAAAGACACAGCTGCCGGAGCAGGGCAAAGACTTGCCCGTCGAAAAGGCCCACTTCAATGGCCCGGATGGTTTGGAAGGTGCCGCCGATGGCCACGACCACCGCCCAGATCTTACAGGCCTTGGCGATCTGGTGCATGGTGGCCAGCGGGGATCCGAAGGTGAAGACCGTGGCCAAAGAACCTACCAAGGCCCCACCCAGCAGTACCCCCAACGCGGTGAAATAGGCTAGGAGCAGCTCTCTGAGGATCTTGAGCACGAGATCTGACACAGCCTTCCCTCCTGATGGCATGGGCGGTGTTTGCTACAGCCTATGAGGAAGGATGGGGGAATATGCAAAGGGAAATCGGGATCGATGTCGAAAGTAGAGGCGAAAGTCTTTACGGGAGGCCAATCCCATGTCTATTCCCTTCGTACATCTACATAACCATACGGAGTATAGTTTGCTGGACGGATGTTGCCGGATCGAAGAGCTGGTCCGGGCCACCAAGGAACTGGGGATGTCCGCGGTGGCCATCACCGATCATGGGGTCATGTATGGAACCGTGAAGTTTTATGAAGCGGCCCAGGCCGCCGGGATTAAGCCCCTTTTGGGGGTGGAGTTGTACGTAACCCCAGGTGCTCTGGAGGACCGGCTGAAGGAAGAGGAACTGTATCACTTGGTATTGCTGGCGGAGAATGACATCGGGTACCGGAATCTGATCCGTTTGGTCTCCATCGCCCATCTCGATGGTTTTTACTACAAGCCCCGGGTGGATAAGAAAACCCTGGCCCAACACGGGGAGGGGCTTATCGCACTCAGTGCCTGTCTGGGCGGCGAACTACCAAGCCTGATCCTGGGAGGCAACCTATCCCAGGCTGCCACTAGCCTGAAGGAATACCTGGATATTTTCGGTAGGGAGAACTTCTTCCTTGAATTGCAGGATCATGGCCTGCCGGAGCAGCAGGCGGTGAATCGGGAGCTACTGGGCCTTGCCCAAAGGATGGGAGTGGGCTTGGTGGCCACCAATGATGTCCACTATCTGAACCGGGCCGATGCCCGCACCCACGATATTCTCCTTTGTGTGCAAACCAACCGGACTGTGGATGATCCCGATCGGATGATCTTCCCCAACGACCGATTCTATTTGCGCTCCCCCGCGGAGATGCATGAACTTTTTCATTGGTGTCCTGAGGCTTTGGAAAACACTCAGAGAATTGCAGACCGGTGTAACGTTACCTTAGAATTGGGGAAGATCCGTTTGCCCCACTTTGAGCCTCCCGAAGGACAAAGCTCTGAGGAGTATCTGCGGAAATTGGCCTGGTCCGGTGCCGCACAGCGTTACCCCGTGGTCGATGGCAAGGTGAAGGAACGGCTGGTGCATGAGCTAGAGATTATTGAGAGGATGGGATATGCGGCTTATTTCCTCATTGTTGCGGACTTTGTGAACTTTGCTAAATCCCAGGGGATCCTGGTGGGTCCCGGCCGGGGTTCCGCAGCCAGTAGCCTTGTGGCCTACTGCCTGGGGATTACCAATATAGATCCCTTGGCCTATAACCTAGTCTTTGAACGCTTCCTCAACCCGGAACGGATCACCATGCCCGATATTGACATCGACTTTGCCGATGACCGGCGGGATGAAGTGATCGCTTATGTGACGAGGAAATATGGCGCCGATCGGGTGGCCCAGATCATTACCTTTGGAACCATGGCGGCCCGGGCCGCCGTCAGGGATGTGGGACGGGCCATGGGAGTGCCCTACGGTAAGGTGGACCGAGTGGCCAAGGCCATTGAGCCTGGTCTGTCCATTGCTCAGGCGAAAACGACCTCAGAGTACTTGATCAAGCTGTGTGCCGAAGATACCTCGGTGCGGGAAGTGCTGGAGGTAGCGGAAAAACTAGAAGGCCTGCCCCGCCATGCCTCCACCCACGCCGCAGGGGTGATTATCAGTGATGTGCCCCTCACCGGGGTGGTTCCCTTGCAGCGGATGCAAGACGGTTCGGTGGTCACCCAGTATCCCATGGAAGACTTGGAAAGACTGGGGCTTCTAAAGATGGATTTTCTGGGGTTGCGGAACCTGACGGTGATCGATCGCACTGTGAAGCTGGTTAAACAGCATCACAACCGGGACATCGATCTTGATGCTATTCCTCTGGACTGTCCCGAAGTCTATACCCGGTTGAGCCAAGGGGATACTGCGGGAGTCTTCCAGATGGAAAGTAATCTCTACAGGGATCTCCTGCGACAAATCCAGCCCACCAATATCCATGACCTGGTGGCCATTCTGGCCCTGGGACGTCCCGGACCCATGGACCGGATTAAAGACTACGCCCAGCGGAAAAAGCAGCAGCAACAGGTGACTTATCTGCACCCGGCCCTGGAACCCATCCTGCGGGATACCTACGGGATCATGATTTACCAGGAACAAGTGATGCGGATTGCCATGGATCT
This window harbors:
- a CDS encoding DNA polymerase III subunit alpha; translation: MPFVHLHNHTEYSLLDGCCRIEELVRATKELGMSAVAITDHGVMYGTVKFYEAAQAAGIKPLLGVELYVTPGALEDRLKEEELYHLVLLAENDIGYRNLIRLVSIAHLDGFYYKPRVDKKTLAQHGEGLIALSACLGGELPSLILGGNLSQAATSLKEYLDIFGRENFFLELQDHGLPEQQAVNRELLGLAQRMGVGLVATNDVHYLNRADARTHDILLCVQTNRTVDDPDRMIFPNDRFYLRSPAEMHELFHWCPEALENTQRIADRCNVTLELGKIRLPHFEPPEGQSSEEYLRKLAWSGAAQRYPVVDGKVKERLVHELEIIERMGYAAYFLIVADFVNFAKSQGILVGPGRGSAASSLVAYCLGITNIDPLAYNLVFERFLNPERITMPDIDIDFADDRRDEVIAYVTRKYGADRVAQIITFGTMAARAAVRDVGRAMGVPYGKVDRVAKAIEPGLSIAQAKTTSEYLIKLCAEDTSVREVLEVAEKLEGLPRHASTHAAGVIISDVPLTGVVPLQRMQDGSVVTQYPMEDLERLGLLKMDFLGLRNLTVIDRTVKLVKQHHNRDIDLDAIPLDCPEVYTRLSQGDTAGVFQMESNLYRDLLRQIQPTNIHDLVAILALGRPGPMDRIKDYAQRKKQQQQVTYLHPALEPILRDTYGIMIYQEQVMRIAMDLAGYTPGQADSLRRGMGKKMPELIAAEKERFIKGAVAKGIDEKIAEAIFQDMEKFAGYGFNLSHSAAYALISYQTAYLKEHYPIEFMAACLSSVMGSTDRVVSYVQSCERMGIPVLPPDINQSHVDFTPVDGAIRFGLGAVKNVGTKAAWGIVQRRDKPFTSLLDFCKRVPSELCNRSALESLIKAGAFDGLGPSRAAMLQVLPDVLAMAEQDKRREASMQMSLFSMEEIDTVTFPDVAEFSYRQRLAMEREVLGLYVSGHPLGPHLPMLREYLPPISGLAEMPDGSTITVVGLVNGIKRITTRTNQPMMFVSVEDGSGQMEAVVLPQLMPQATPVITEHAQVILTGTLEHREDQAPTLLVKQLAPLGEHLLFVELNLGKLPDGAVVGCYELLRQYPGKIPVFLKLIKDGKRAVSLLTEELWVVPDQRLVQALKRLGCQVVMTHGAS